One Panicum virgatum strain AP13 chromosome 9K, P.virgatum_v5, whole genome shotgun sequence genomic region harbors:
- the LOC120651982 gene encoding uncharacterized protein LOC120651982: MEPFLPWWSRSCRGGAVLGIHVQNSRKLPSRCPLYCRRAVPTAACIPSLHPEAPKTSLLLHQIHGVRMEGGASFQIKAKKSSHKLISLLHVATTLAFLRNSGNNGYETHGHNLIDSHD; the protein is encoded by the exons ATGGAGCCGTTCTTGCCGTGGTGGAGCCGTTCTTGCCGTGGTGGAGCCGTTCTTGGCATTCATGTCCAGAATTCACGTAAGCTCCCATCCCGGTGCCCACTCTATTGCAGAAGAGCAGTGCCTACGGCTGCCTGCATCCCAAGCTTGCATCCCGAAGCCCCAaag ACCTCCCTGCTGCTGCACCAAATTCATGGAGTCCGTATGGAGGGAGGGGCCAGCTTCCAGATCAAAGCAAAAAAAA GTTCACATAAATTGATTTCGCTTCTACACGTAGCAACAACATTAGCCTTCTTGAGAAATTCAG GCAATAATGGATATGAGACGCATGGTCACAACCTCATAG attcacatgattaa